One window of Ralstonia pickettii DTP0602 genomic DNA carries:
- a CDS encoding HxlR family transcriptional regulator — protein sequence MTPTDFASMPCPVARSMAVLGERWAILVLREAFYGSTRFDEFESNLGIAPNILSARLKTLVAHDLLARVTPEGGGRHVYQLTDKGRDFFPVFVALKAWADCWMTDEKGPLTVLQDRRTGKEIAAAELMRADGSQITLDEVRVLPGPGAGRFLRRRFGDAEAVSEQESRHD from the coding sequence ATGACCCCCACCGATTTCGCTTCCATGCCCTGCCCCGTCGCCCGTTCCATGGCGGTGCTGGGCGAACGCTGGGCAATTCTCGTGCTGCGCGAGGCCTTCTACGGCAGCACGCGCTTCGACGAGTTCGAAAGCAACCTGGGCATCGCTCCCAACATCCTCAGCGCGCGCCTGAAGACGCTTGTGGCGCACGACCTGTTGGCGCGCGTCACGCCAGAGGGCGGTGGCCGCCACGTCTACCAGCTGACCGACAAGGGGCGCGATTTCTTCCCCGTCTTTGTCGCGCTCAAGGCCTGGGCCGACTGCTGGATGACCGATGAAAAGGGTCCGCTGACCGTGCTGCAGGACCGCCGCACCGGCAAGGAAATCGCCGCGGCGGAGCTGATGCGCGCCGATGGCAGCCAGATCACGCTGGACGAGGTGCGCGTGCTGCCCGGGCCGGGCGCGGGGCGCTTCCTGCGGCGTCGCTTCGGCGACGCCGAAGCTGTCAGCGAGCAGGAGAGCCGCCATGACTGA
- a CDS encoding long-chain fatty acid--CoA ligase (K01897: ACSL, fadD; long-chain acyl-CoA synthetase [EC:6.2.1.3]), with the protein MATDLWFEDMHRTGDEQVARGAQLAGGLRTLGVQEGDVVAVLLRNDPAYADVVHACRTAGCYYCPINWHFTTEEVRFLLTDSGAKVLLVQADLLPAVREAVPAGMTVLAVGGSGGTGGGAIEYESWLAQQPAYDGPRVAPRGHMAYTSGTTGRPKGVVRQPVPLDQLESQLARMRSVVRQTYGLEPGCRALMSAPLYHSAPGSFIQNALQMAERLVLTPRFDAEQVLALIEKHRIDVIYLVPIMYVRLLKLPPEVRAKYDLSSLRFVASTGSPCSPDVKRAMLDWLGPVIHETYASSEAGMITVATPADAAERPGTAGKPVDAAQLRILDEDGRQCAPGEVGLVYVRQPAYPDFSYRNNDAARAAIDRDGLVTLGDMGFVDADGYLFICDRASDMVISGGVNIYPAEIEHELVRYPGVADCVVFGIPDDEYGERLLGMVQPMPGVEIREAEVIEWLRQRLSGFKVPRSIVIEAQLPRDETGKLAKRRLRDRYWEGRQRRV; encoded by the coding sequence ATGGCCACGGACCTCTGGTTTGAAGACATGCATCGCACCGGCGACGAGCAGGTGGCGCGCGGCGCGCAACTGGCCGGCGGCCTGCGCACGCTGGGCGTGCAGGAGGGCGACGTGGTCGCGGTACTGCTGCGCAACGACCCTGCCTACGCCGACGTGGTCCACGCCTGCCGCACGGCCGGCTGCTACTACTGCCCGATCAACTGGCACTTCACCACGGAGGAAGTGCGCTTCCTGCTGACCGACAGCGGCGCCAAGGTACTGCTGGTGCAAGCCGACCTGCTGCCCGCGGTGCGCGAGGCCGTGCCGGCCGGCATGACGGTGCTGGCCGTGGGCGGCAGCGGCGGTACCGGCGGCGGCGCCATCGAATACGAAAGCTGGCTGGCGCAACAGCCCGCCTACGACGGCCCGCGCGTGGCCCCGCGCGGCCATATGGCCTACACCTCCGGCACCACCGGCCGGCCCAAGGGCGTGGTGCGCCAGCCGGTGCCGCTCGATCAGCTGGAAAGCCAGCTTGCGCGCATGCGCTCCGTGGTGCGGCAGACCTACGGCCTCGAGCCGGGCTGCCGTGCGCTGATGTCGGCGCCGCTGTACCACAGCGCGCCGGGCTCGTTTATCCAGAACGCGCTGCAGATGGCCGAGCGGCTGGTGCTCACGCCGCGCTTTGATGCCGAGCAGGTGCTGGCGCTGATCGAAAAGCACCGCATCGACGTGATCTACCTGGTGCCGATCATGTACGTGCGCCTGCTCAAGCTGCCGCCCGAGGTACGGGCGAAGTACGACCTGTCGTCGCTGCGCTTTGTCGCCTCGACCGGCTCGCCGTGTTCGCCGGACGTGAAGCGCGCCATGCTCGATTGGCTGGGCCCGGTGATCCACGAAACCTACGCCTCCAGCGAAGCCGGCATGATTACCGTCGCCACCCCGGCCGATGCCGCCGAGCGTCCCGGCACCGCCGGCAAGCCCGTCGACGCCGCGCAGCTGCGCATCCTCGACGAGGACGGCCGCCAGTGCGCGCCGGGCGAGGTCGGCCTGGTCTACGTGCGCCAGCCCGCCTATCCCGACTTCAGCTACCGCAACAACGACGCCGCGCGCGCTGCCATCGACCGCGATGGGCTGGTGACGCTGGGCGACATGGGCTTTGTCGATGCCGACGGCTACCTGTTTATCTGCGACCGCGCCTCCGACATGGTGATCTCCGGCGGCGTGAACATCTACCCGGCCGAGATCGAGCACGAACTGGTGCGCTATCCCGGCGTGGCCGACTGCGTGGTGTTCGGCATCCCCGACGACGAATACGGCGAGCGCCTGCTGGGCATGGTGCAGCCGATGCCCGGCGTGGAAATCCGCGAGGCCGAGGTGATCGAATGGCTGCGCCAGCGGCTGTCGGGCTTCAAGGTGCCGCGCAGCATCGTGATCGAGGCGCAGCTGCCGCGCGACGAGACCGGCAAGCTCGCCAAGCGCCGGTTGCGTGACCGATACTGGGAAGGCCGCCAGCGCCGCGTCTGA
- a CDS encoding multidrug transporter, with translation MSARRRLAGACLAAALGGCAIGPNYERPATADPAQYRIDTGVLSVAADSAWWDSFGDPVLNSLVETALRNSYDVRIAAARIDEFRGQLMVVRAGFFPQVNLTASATRQRAGTFTGTPFASLDGPRNSYQLLANASWEIDLWGRIRRQVEAAEASLWNAEYARRGVVLSLAASVVQGYATLRGLDAQLEIAQQTLQARGQGLDIFRQRYEGGVISQVELSQAENDFYVTEATIPVLRSGIAQTENALSVLLGREPGPIERGKPVNELQPPPVGADLPAALLSRRPDVLQAEQTAIAANAQLGAAQALYLPAVNLSGLFGAIATSPAGLWHSASQVWGIGAGLTQPIFQGGAIRGQVQTASAQRDQAMLAYQGTVLAALADVNSALSSGIETRNRLVSLRQQEKSLVVYADQSSARYEGGYSSYLEVTTAQEKLFAAQLSAVQGQVDVLTSTAALYKSLGGGWPSVPQDVRDAGMQGDAKVLTR, from the coding sequence ATGAGCGCGCGCCGCCGGCTGGCCGGCGCCTGCCTGGCCGCGGCGCTGGGCGGCTGCGCCATCGGCCCCAACTACGAGCGCCCGGCCACGGCGGATCCGGCGCAGTACCGCATCGACACCGGCGTGCTGTCCGTTGCCGCGGACAGCGCCTGGTGGGACAGCTTCGGCGACCCGGTGCTTAACTCGCTGGTCGAGACGGCGCTGCGCAACAGCTACGACGTGCGCATCGCCGCGGCCCGCATCGATGAATTCCGTGGCCAGCTGATGGTGGTGCGCGCCGGCTTCTTCCCGCAGGTCAACCTGACGGCGTCGGCTACTCGCCAGCGCGCCGGCACTTTCACCGGCACGCCGTTCGCGTCGCTCGACGGCCCGCGCAATTCCTACCAGCTATTGGCCAATGCCAGCTGGGAGATCGACCTGTGGGGCCGCATCCGCCGGCAGGTCGAGGCGGCCGAGGCCAGCCTGTGGAACGCCGAGTACGCCCGCCGTGGCGTGGTGCTGTCGCTGGCGGCGTCGGTGGTGCAGGGCTATGCCACGCTGCGCGGGCTCGACGCGCAGCTGGAGATCGCGCAGCAGACGCTGCAGGCGCGCGGGCAGGGGCTGGATATCTTCCGGCAGCGCTATGAGGGCGGCGTGATCTCGCAGGTGGAGCTGTCGCAAGCGGAGAACGATTTTTACGTGACCGAGGCGACGATCCCGGTGCTGCGCAGCGGCATCGCGCAGACCGAGAACGCGCTGTCGGTCCTGCTGGGCCGCGAGCCCGGCCCGATCGAGCGCGGCAAGCCGGTCAACGAACTGCAGCCGCCGCCGGTCGGCGCCGACCTGCCGGCCGCGCTGCTGTCGCGCCGGCCTGACGTGTTGCAGGCCGAGCAAACCGCCATCGCCGCCAACGCTCAGCTGGGCGCGGCGCAGGCGCTGTACTTGCCAGCGGTCAACCTGAGCGGCCTGTTCGGCGCCATCGCCACTTCGCCGGCGGGCCTGTGGCACAGCGCCTCGCAAGTGTGGGGCATCGGCGCCGGGCTGACCCAGCCGATTTTCCAGGGGGGCGCCATCCGGGGCCAGGTGCAGACCGCATCGGCGCAGCGCGACCAGGCCATGCTGGCCTACCAGGGCACCGTGTTGGCGGCGCTGGCCGACGTCAACAGCGCCCTGTCCAGCGGCATCGAGACCCGCAACCGGCTGGTGAGCCTGCGCCAGCAGGAGAAGAGCCTGGTGGTGTATGCCGACCAGTCGAGCGCGCGCTACGAGGGCGGATATTCCAGCTACCTGGAGGTGACCACGGCGCAGGAGAAGTTGTTCGCCGCGCAGCTTTCAGCGGTGCAGGGGCAGGTGGATGTGCTGACCAGCACCGCGGCGCTGTACAAGTCGCTCGGCGGCGGCTGGCCGTCGGTGCCGCAGGATGTACGCGATGCGGGGATGCAGGGGGATGCGAAGGTGTTGACGCGGTAG
- a CDS encoding LysR family transcriptional regulator, whose product MDLNLIQAFVDIVDAGNLAEAGRRRGVTRSQVSRQLRELEHQAGAQLLRRTTRRLELTEPGHALYQHGVRILQEVASAQAEIDSLGKTLRGHVRVSVPTGLGDAYIAPLLLQFAQKHPGITLRVFFANRVNDLIAAEIDVALKVTSAPPLDHVAREICDIRWQLYASPDYLASIPPVRVPPDLAGCQFLCPPYPPRQFALSLYRDGQRVDVALTPTLQSEHFLFLARAVREGHGIGLLPVYIGWEEVRAGHLVPVLPDWRPEGLGNKLFIITTPNLHPSMATRALIGFMREELGKLEVFRDAAA is encoded by the coding sequence ATGGACCTCAACCTGATCCAGGCTTTCGTCGACATCGTCGACGCCGGCAACCTGGCCGAGGCGGGCCGGCGGCGCGGCGTCACGCGCTCGCAGGTCAGCCGCCAGCTGCGCGAGCTGGAGCACCAGGCCGGCGCGCAACTGCTGCGCCGGACCACGCGCCGGCTGGAGCTGACCGAGCCCGGCCACGCGCTGTACCAGCACGGTGTGCGCATCCTGCAGGAGGTGGCGTCGGCGCAGGCGGAGATCGACAGCCTGGGCAAGACGCTGCGCGGCCATGTGCGCGTGAGCGTGCCCACTGGGCTGGGCGACGCCTATATCGCGCCGCTGCTGCTGCAGTTCGCGCAGAAGCACCCCGGCATCACGCTGCGCGTGTTCTTTGCCAACCGCGTCAACGACCTGATCGCCGCCGAGATCGATGTGGCGCTGAAGGTCACTTCTGCGCCGCCGCTTGACCACGTGGCGCGCGAAATCTGCGACATCCGCTGGCAACTGTATGCATCGCCGGACTATCTTGCCAGCATTCCGCCGGTACGCGTGCCGCCCGACCTGGCCGGCTGCCAGTTCCTGTGCCCGCCCTACCCTCCGCGCCAGTTCGCGCTGTCGCTGTACCGCGACGGCCAACGCGTGGACGTGGCGCTGACGCCGACGCTGCAATCCGAACACTTCCTGTTCCTCGCGCGGGCCGTGCGCGAGGGCCATGGCATCGGCCTGCTGCCGGTCTATATCGGCTGGGAGGAAGTGCGCGCCGGGCACCTGGTGCCGGTGCTGCCCGACTGGCGCCCGGAGGGGCTGGGCAACAAGCTCTTCATCATCACCACGCCCAACCTGCATCCGTCGATGGCGACCCGGGCTCTCATCGGGTTCATGCGCGAGGAGCTGGGCAAGCTGGAGGTCTTCCGGGACGCCGCGGCCTGA
- a CDS encoding multidrug transporter MatE — translation MTDTSALRACAAPAEAVPASELARRIGKLAGPTALIALLQAVAQLIETWLAARQGTAALAGWAVVLPFALLLQQMSTGAMGGGVVAAIARALGANRREEASSLVVHALLIAVTAGLAFAVVLAGFPRGVLGAVGGDTAAEAAATYAIWLFGAGAIPAWLANTLASVLRGGGRHALAARVLTLMWIAFPPLSWLLAEPAGMGLAGIGAALAAVSWAAALAMAVVVARGGAGFVPVLRLRPSWELFARILSVGLVACALAAVGNLTTILVTAQLRHHGTAAVAAYGISARLEFLMIPLAFGVGSALTALVGRAVGAGDWHTARRTAWVGAFLALAIAGMAGAAVGLAPVRFASLFTNDAEVIDIAARALSWVGPAFGGFGLGMALYFASMGAGRMRWPVAAGLCRIALAVGGGWMLANVFGMGLDGHFLGVALGITAYGVVTAMGVRQGEWSAR, via the coding sequence ATGACTGATACCAGCGCGCTGCGCGCCTGCGCCGCCCCGGCCGAAGCGGTGCCCGCCAGCGAACTGGCCCGCCGCATCGGCAAGCTGGCCGGCCCGACCGCGCTGATCGCGCTGCTGCAGGCCGTGGCCCAGCTGATCGAAACCTGGCTGGCCGCGCGCCAGGGCACGGCGGCGCTGGCCGGCTGGGCCGTGGTGCTGCCGTTTGCGCTGCTGCTGCAGCAGATGTCGACCGGCGCGATGGGCGGGGGCGTGGTCGCGGCGATCGCGCGCGCGCTCGGCGCCAACAGGCGCGAGGAAGCGTCGTCGCTGGTCGTGCACGCGCTGCTGATCGCGGTGACCGCGGGACTGGCCTTTGCCGTGGTGCTGGCGGGATTTCCGCGTGGCGTGCTGGGCGCGGTGGGCGGCGACACCGCGGCCGAGGCGGCTGCCACCTATGCGATCTGGTTGTTCGGCGCCGGCGCCATACCGGCGTGGCTGGCCAACACGCTGGCCTCGGTGCTGCGCGGCGGCGGCCGCCATGCGCTGGCCGCGCGCGTGCTCACGCTGATGTGGATCGCCTTCCCGCCGCTGTCGTGGCTGCTGGCCGAGCCCGCCGGCATGGGGCTGGCCGGTATTGGCGCGGCGCTGGCGGCGGTGTCGTGGGCCGCGGCGCTGGCGATGGCGGTCGTGGTGGCGCGCGGCGGCGCGGGCTTCGTGCCGGTGTTGCGGTTGCGGCCGTCGTGGGAACTGTTCGCGCGCATCCTGTCGGTGGGGCTGGTGGCGTGCGCGCTGGCGGCGGTGGGCAACCTGACCACCATCCTGGTCACCGCGCAACTGCGCCATCATGGCACCGCGGCGGTGGCGGCCTATGGCATCTCGGCGCGGCTGGAATTCCTGATGATCCCGCTCGCCTTCGGCGTGGGCTCGGCGCTGACGGCGCTGGTCGGCCGCGCCGTGGGTGCCGGCGACTGGCACACCGCGCGCCGCACCGCATGGGTGGGTGCGTTCCTGGCGCTGGCCATTGCCGGCATGGCTGGCGCCGCGGTGGGCCTGGCACCGGTGCGGTTTGCCAGCCTGTTCACCAATGACGCGGAAGTGATCGACATCGCGGCGCGCGCGCTGTCATGGGTGGGGCCGGCCTTCGGCGGCTTCGGGCTCGGCATGGCGCTGTACTTTGCGTCGATGGGGGCGGGGCGCATGCGTTGGCCGGTGGCCGCCGGGCTGTGCCGGATCGCGCTGGCCGTGGGCGGCGGGTGGATGCTGGCCAATGTGTTCGGCATGGGGCTGGACGGGCATTTCCTGGGGGTGGCGCTGGGGATCACGGCCTATGGCGTGGTCACTGCGATGGGGGTCAGGCAGGGAGAGTGGTCGGCGCGATAA